The Arachis hypogaea cultivar Tifrunner chromosome 19, arahy.Tifrunner.gnm2.J5K5, whole genome shotgun sequence genome has a window encoding:
- the LOC112779791 gene encoding putative UPF0481 protein At3g02645, which yields MSSSLRYTMSNNNNNNNNNNNNNNNSNSAFDEQRWVINIRKTLEEELEEEGDEFEVHIFNVPKLLMASDPDSYVPQQVAIGPYHYWRPELYEMQRYKVAAAKRFQQQHLQCLKFEGLVDQILKLERKIRRCYHKYLDFNGETLVWMMAVDASFLLEFLQIYAIQEGSKIPGVSSSMSHLVDYAGKKSAHNAILRDIVMLENQIPFFVLRKMLEFKFSSLEAADDMLSLILIGLFKELSPFKTMEHYPNNEVSKSVHILDYLYDMVVPRLDQEIIEEENYYHQDGEKDGNDDDEKIEEEKGNVKKFLSEVWNILSKLNKGPVRSIKRVLVSKPLKLVVKLPWQIISNFPGLKLVKEPLERMFFAREKGDGEEEDEKKKNGGSSSAKSDEPPLIEEITIPSVSELLNSGVRFSPMNGCISSINFDAKTCTLYLPIISLDVNTEVFLRNLVAYEASGSSGQLVVARYTELMNGIIDTEEDAKILRERGIVLNHLKSDLEVANIWNGMNKSLRLSKVPKLDKVIEDVNKFYSGTTKVKVKKFMKVYVFGSWQFLTLLAAIFMLFLMALQAFCSVYTCSRFFESALQSSSNTSSGGE from the exons atgtcttcttctttgagatACACCatgtccaataataataataataataataataataataataataataataattctaattCAGCATTTGATGAACAAAGATGGGTGATTAACATCCGAAAAACCCTTGAAGAAGAACTAGAAGAAGAAGGTGATGAATTTGAAGTACACATATTCAATGTTCCAAAGCTTCTAATGGCAAGTGATCCAGATTCATATGTTCCTCAACAAGTTGCAATTGGTCCTTATCATTATTGGCGTCCAGAGCTGTATGAAATGCAAAGGTACAAGGTTGCAGCTGCAAAAAGGTTCCAACAACAACACCTTCAATGTCTTAAATTTGAAGGGCTTGTTGATCAAATTCTCAAGTTGGAGCGCAAGATTAGAAGATGCTATCacaagtacttggatttcaatgGTGAAACCTTGGTTTGGATGATGGCTGTTGATGCCTCATTCTTGCTTGAGTTCCTTCAAATCTATGCCATACAAGAAGGATCAAag ATTCCTGGAGTTTCATCAAGCATGTCGCACTTGGTAGACTATGCAGGCAAGAAATCAGCACATAATGCAATCTTGAGGGACATTGTGATGTTGGAGAACCAAATCCCATTCTTTGTGTTAAGAAAGATGTTGGAGTTCAAATTCTCATCACTAGAAGCTGCTGATGACATGCTTAGCTTGATCCTCATAGGGCTATTCAAAGAGCTCTCACCTTTCAAGACCATGGAACATTATCCAAACAATGAAGTCTCAAAGAGTGTTCACATTCTAGATTACTTGTATGACATGGTTGTTCCAAGACTAGACCAAGAAATAATTGAAGAGGAAAATTATTACCATCAAGATGGAGAGAAagatgggaatgatgatgatgagaaaatagAAGAGGAGAAAGGGAATGTCAAGAAGTTCCTTAGTGAAGTTTGGAATATTCTTTCAAAATTGAATAAAGGGCCTGTGAGATCAATCAAAAGGGTACTAGTTTCTAAACCTCTTAAGCTTGTTGTTAAGTTACCATGGCAAATTATATCGAATTTTCCGGGTCTTAAGCTTGTTAAAGAGCCTCTCGAGCGAATGTTTTTCGCTCGAGAGAAAGGCGACGGCGAAGAAGaagatgagaaaaagaaaaacggAGGCTCGTCGAGTGCGAAAAGCGACGAGCCTCCGTTGATAGAGGAAATCACTATTCCTTCAGTGTCAGAATTATTAAATTCGGGGGTTCGATTCTCGCCTATGAACGGATGCATATCAAGTATTAATTTTGATGCAAAAACATGCACACTCTACCTCCCAATAATTTCTTTGGATGTTAACACTGAAGTTTTCTTGAGAAACTTGGTTGCATATGAAGCTTCAGGTTCATCAGGACAATTGGTTGTAGCACGTTACACTGAATTGATGAATGGGATTATAGACACTGAGGAAGATGCAAAGATTCTAAGGGAAAGAGGGATTGTTTTGAACCACTTGAAGAGTGATTTGGAAGTTGCTAACATATGGAATGGTATGAACAAGTCTTTGAGGTTGAGCAAGGTTCCAAAATTGGACAAGGTTATTGAAGATGTTAACAAGTTTTACAGTGGAACAACCAAGGTTAAGGTTAAGAAATTCATGAAGGTTTATGTGTTTGGTTCATGGCAGTTCTTGACATTGTTAGCTGCCATATTCATGTTGTTCTTGATGGCATTGCAAGCATTTTGTTCAGTCTACACTTGTAGTCGCTTTTTCGAATCAGCACTACAATCATCTTCTAATACTAGTAGTGGAGGAgaataa